The Streptomyces sp. NBC_00162 sequence GCGACCGAATCGGGCCGCACCTACGCGCTGGCACGCAATGAACTGAACATCGGGTCGGCCGAAGAGCCGGAGTTCTCCGAGTTCACCGGTGTCTGCTTCTCCCCGGACGGGCGCACGCTGTACGCCAACATCCAGGACCCGGGCGTCATGCTGGCCATCACCGGGCCGTGGCGGCGCGCGCACTGACGCAGCCGCGAGCGACCGCCCGGCCCGGGCCTACGGGGCCGCGGAAACCTCCGCGTGGGAGGCCGCGGCCCACTCGGCGAGCAGGAACTCATACGCCTCCGAGGGCCACTCGCCGTCCACCCGGGTCTCGACAAGGTGCCGTATCGCCTCGTTCGCCTCTGCGGCGGACGGGCGAGCGGGCCCTGTGGGGATGACTGACTTGTGCATGAGTTCAAGGCTACGGGCGGGCACTGACAGCCACCCCCGGATTACGCGTGGCATCCATCACCAGGGTCGGCGCCCGGTTGGCGCCATGCGGCTTCTCGTGCCCGCCCACCTGCTCAGAGTGCCTGCGAGGCCGGCTTGACCATGCCGCGCACTGTGCGGGACTTCACAAACTCGCCGATGGCCGTCATCTCCCACTCGCCGCTGAACTGCTTGATGAGTTTCGCCATCATGACCCCGGTCTGCGGTTCGGCGGAGGTGAGGTCGAAGCGCACCAGCTCCTCGCCGCTCGCCGCGTCGATCAGACGGCAGTAGGCCTTGGCGACCTCGGTGAACTTCTGGCCGGAGAAGGAGTTGACCGTGAAGACCAGGCCGGTGGCGTCGGCGGGGATCCGACCGAGGTCCACGACGATCACCTCGTCGTCGCCCGCGCCTTCGCCCGTCAGGTTGTCGCCCGAGTGCTTGATGGCCCCGCCCAGGATCGACAGCTTGCCGAAGTAGCAGCTGTCGATGTGGTTGCGCTGGGGGCCGTACGCGATGACGGAGGCGTCGAGGTCGATGTCCCGGCCGCGGAACGCGGGCTCCCAGCCGAGGCCCATCTTGACCTGGGAGAGCAGCGGGCGGCCGCCCTTGACCAGGGAGACGGTCTGGTTCTTCTGGAGGCTGACCCGGCCCTTGTCCAGGTTGATCTTTCCGCTGCCGCCGACCGCCGGGGCCGGGGCGGGGGCCACCGGCGGCGCGGGCGGAACCGGGGCGCTGGGGGTCGTGGGAGTCGTACCGCCGAGCCAGGGGGAGGGCGGGTAGGAGACCGGCGGGGCTGGGGGAGCCGGCGGCGCGGGCGGGGCAACGGGGGCGGGAGCCGGGGCGGCGGACGCGGCGGCCGGCTCCTCGTCCACGGAGACCCCGAAGTCGGTGGCGATTCCGGCGAGGCCG is a genomic window containing:
- a CDS encoding TerD family protein; the protein is MTPGSNLPLNAVRVTVDVAAPVRLDVSGLLLTADGKVRSDADFIFYNQPSGPGVSYRSGGGAAPDSITVDTSALPPGIERIVVTASPDAAGQTFQGIEPTATVRNADGGAVIASFTPPQLGSETALVVVEVYQRGGVWKVRAVGQGYANGLAGIATDFGVSVDEEPAAASAAPAPAPVAPPAPPAPPAPPVSYPPSPWLGGTTPTTPSAPVPPAPPVAPAPAPAVGGSGKINLDKGRVSLQKNQTVSLVKGGRPLLSQVKMGLGWEPAFRGRDIDLDASVIAYGPQRNHIDSCYFGKLSILGGAIKHSGDNLTGEGAGDDEVIVVDLGRIPADATGLVFTVNSFSGQKFTEVAKAYCRLIDAASGEELVRFDLTSAEPQTGVMMAKLIKQFSGEWEMTAIGEFVKSRTVRGMVKPASQAL